Below is a window of Plasmodium brasilianum strain Bolivian I chromosome 14, whole genome shotgun sequence DNA.
aaaagtttcatatttttttatgaaaaatgcaaatttatcaaatttttaaacatgTAACATTCATTTAgaaactgaaaaaaaaaaaaattattgtgtTCTAGAGCATAATTGTTTTTGCTAGAAACACAtcaatacatttttttacaaattactaattttaaaaatatcgcctttttttaaattcgtacctaggaaatatatatgtatactatatacttatgtgcatatttttagtttattttttttcttgataatattttccaaaaatggaaaatacaAATGCTTAACGTTGAGCACCATCTTCTTTGAGTTCATTTAGTgtgttttgaaaaaaaaattctcatTTCTGCTCGGCACATAAAagttttcataaaattactGACAAAAGCATGTTTCAGTCATTTTCTTACATTTGCAAACTTTTACGTACATTTGCGTACTTTTccatacatttacatatatttaacatgTTCGAACGTTTAATATATTCTACATACTAgacacataaaaatttaataacacAAACTACAATGCGAAAATATACTATACTTTTGCTCACAAGAaaacatatgtacaaaaagatgacaataataatacataagtacatacatattcacACTGAAAGCTTAGCAACtgctaataaaaaaagatgagaCTAATCAATAAGAAACATTATGATGGAACGATATTCATGTTTAATGTacatcaaaataaaaaaaaaaaatgcaatagTTACATCAAGAATAAAGACGTAGCCATATCAATAACTACTGTAATGATTATCTCAAGAACTATAGCAGTAGCaatggtaaaaatatattagaaaagcTCACAGGGCAATGATAATTCTCATtcaatttcaatttttttttttttttccggaATAACGTCCTTTTTGGGAatatcaatttttaaaacGCCATCTTTAAATGTAGCTTTAATATCATCCTCACAAACATTTTCTGGTAAGGCAAAGGATCTATAAAAGGATGACTCTGATCGCTCTTTTACATAATATCTGTGTTGTTCGTCCTTCTGTTCTTCTGTTTTCTTACAACCACCGCTAATTTCCAATTGACCATTGTATAAGTTTATTTGCAcattatctttatttaaaCCTGGAACATCCATTTTTATCTCAATTTCTTTCTCTTTATCTATAATATCCATGGGTGGTATACTCCTGTGCCCTTCTCTAAAAAGATATTTTGGTTTAGATAAAAATAGGTCAGTACTTCTATTATTTCTAAAATCATAGTCTAAAAGTGATCTCCTGCTAGGAAAATATTTCGAAAAATCATTATTCAAATAATGACCTCTTAAAGAATTCATCATTCTACTCATGTCCTTTTGATATTCATCAATCCTATGCATTTGCTCATACATACTTTCAAAAAAGTTATCGAATAATCCGCTACTTTCCACAACTCGATCTTCTTCCTTACGTGAGTTTTCCTTCTTCACATCACTCATTACCATTT
It encodes the following:
- a CDS encoding small heat shock protein gives rise to the protein MVMSDVKKENSRKEEDRVVESSGLFDNFFESMYEQMHRIDEYQKDMSRMMNSLRGHYLNNDFSKYFPSRRSLLDYDFRNNRSTDLFLSKPKYLFREGHRSIPPMDIIDKEKEIEIKMDVPGLNKDNVQINLYNGQLEISGGCKKTEEQKDEQHRYYVKERSESSFYRSFALPENVCEDDIKATFKDGVLKIDIPKKDVIPEKKKKIEIE